The following coding sequences lie in one Aquabacterium olei genomic window:
- the gspF gene encoding type II secretion system inner membrane protein GspF, with protein MPAYRFEALDAAGKTMNGLVEADNPKAARAQLRAQALVPMKVDQVMAADKAGSVGSRQLFARRVFNPTALAIWTRQLSGLVVAGLPLERALTALADEAEDPRQRELVSHLRAEVNAGAPFAQALSGSPREFDDVYRGVVAAGEQSGQLGTVLDKLATDLEDQQALKAKLIGATLYPAIVSLFAVVIVVALLVFVVPQVAQVFSSSKRALPMLTQVMLGLSAFMRQWGWLLGLVLGAGFAGLMVGRRNEGFRLKFDAFWLGLPILGRLSRGYNAARFAGTLAMLAGSGVPILKALQAAAETLSNRAMRADAMEALVQVREGAPLASALAAKKRFPGLLAMFARLGEQTGQLPLMLQRAANQLGAEVQRKALAIATVLEPLLIVAMGLVVMLIVMSVMLPIMQMNTWVK; from the coding sequence ATGCCCGCCTACCGTTTCGAAGCGCTCGATGCCGCCGGCAAGACCATGAATGGTCTGGTCGAGGCCGACAACCCCAAGGCCGCCCGCGCCCAGTTGCGCGCCCAGGCCCTGGTGCCCATGAAGGTCGACCAGGTGATGGCGGCCGACAAGGCCGGTTCGGTCGGCTCCAGGCAGCTGTTCGCGCGCCGGGTGTTCAATCCGACGGCGCTGGCCATCTGGACACGGCAGCTGTCGGGCTTGGTCGTGGCCGGCCTGCCGCTCGAGCGGGCCCTGACGGCCCTGGCCGACGAGGCGGAAGACCCACGCCAGCGCGAGCTGGTGTCGCACCTGCGCGCCGAGGTGAACGCCGGTGCGCCCTTTGCGCAGGCCCTGTCGGGCTCGCCGCGCGAGTTCGACGACGTGTACCGCGGCGTGGTGGCGGCGGGCGAGCAGAGCGGCCAGCTGGGCACCGTGCTCGACAAGCTTGCCACCGACCTGGAAGACCAGCAGGCGCTCAAGGCCAAGCTGATCGGAGCCACGCTGTATCCGGCCATCGTGTCGCTGTTCGCAGTGGTCATCGTGGTTGCGTTGCTGGTGTTCGTGGTGCCGCAGGTGGCGCAGGTGTTTTCAAGCAGCAAGCGCGCGCTGCCCATGCTCACCCAGGTGATGCTGGGGCTGAGCGCCTTCATGCGCCAGTGGGGCTGGTTGCTGGGGCTGGTGCTGGGCGCCGGGTTTGCCGGGCTGATGGTGGGGCGCCGCAACGAGGGGTTCCGCCTGAAGTTCGACGCGTTCTGGCTGGGGCTGCCCATTCTGGGGCGGCTCTCGCGGGGGTACAACGCGGCCCGTTTCGCCGGCACGCTCGCGATGCTGGCTGGCTCGGGCGTGCCCATCCTGAAGGCCCTTCAGGCCGCAGCCGAGACGCTGTCGAACCGCGCCATGCGGGCCGATGCCATGGAGGCGCTGGTGCAGGTGCGCGAGGGGGCGCCGCTGGCCTCGGCCCTGGCCGCCAAGAAGCGCTTTCCGGGTCTGCTGGCGATGTTTGCGCGCCTGGGCGAACAGACCGGTCAGCTGCCGCTGATGCTGCAGCGGGCCGCCAACCAGCTGGGTGCCGAGGTGCAGCGCAAGGCACTCGCCATTGCCACGGTGCTCGAGCCCCTGCTGATCGTGGCCATGGGGCTGGTCGTGATGCTCATCGTGATGTCGGTGATGCTGCCGATCATGCAGATGAACACCTGGGTGAAGTGA
- the gspE gene encoding type II secretion system ATPase GspE, which translates to MGARHPLPYAFARAQGLLLEVGDTRATLWASPGVSPSALSEVMRRFVVHAIELEAADALNQRIAVAYAAGEGSAAAVVGEVESAVDLSRMMQDLPAVEDLLESSNDAPIIRMLNALLTQAAKDGASDIHIEPYERSSAVRFRVDGTLREVVQPNRALHAALISRLKIMAELDISEKRLPQDGRISLRIGGRAVDVRVSTLPSAHGERAVLRILDKGDTSKFTLESLGMSGESLAQFKRLLRQPHGIVLVTGPTGSGKTTTLYAGLSTVDAATTNVLTVEDPVEYELPGIGQTQVNAKIELTFAKALRAILRQDPDVIMIGEIRDFETAQIAVQASLTGHLVLATLHTNDAPSAVTRLTDMGIEPFLLSSSLLGVLGQRLVRKLCVHCKREDEQGRWHPVGCPECGMSGYKGRTGVYELMVADDELRALIHAQAAEATLFDHAQRHGMKTMRDDGDRLVSEGVTSLEEVLRVTRE; encoded by the coding sequence ATGGGCGCACGCCATCCCCTTCCGTATGCCTTTGCCCGGGCCCAGGGCCTGCTGCTCGAGGTAGGCGACACCCGCGCGACGCTGTGGGCCAGTCCTGGCGTGTCGCCGTCGGCGCTGTCCGAAGTGATGCGGCGCTTTGTCGTGCACGCGATCGAGCTGGAGGCTGCGGATGCGCTGAATCAACGCATCGCCGTGGCCTATGCGGCCGGCGAGGGCAGTGCGGCGGCGGTGGTCGGCGAGGTCGAAAGCGCCGTCGACCTGTCCCGGATGATGCAGGACCTGCCCGCGGTGGAAGACCTGCTGGAGTCCAGCAACGACGCCCCCATCATCCGGATGCTGAACGCGCTGCTGACGCAGGCCGCGAAGGACGGCGCCTCCGACATCCACATCGAACCCTACGAGCGCTCTTCGGCGGTGCGCTTCCGGGTCGACGGCACGCTGCGCGAGGTGGTGCAGCCCAACCGGGCGCTGCACGCTGCGCTGATCTCGCGCCTGAAGATCATGGCCGAGCTCGACATCTCCGAGAAACGCCTGCCGCAGGACGGTCGCATCAGCCTGCGCATTGGCGGCCGTGCGGTGGACGTGCGGGTGTCGACGCTGCCCTCGGCGCATGGCGAACGTGCGGTGCTGCGGATTCTGGACAAGGGCGACACCAGCAAGTTCACGCTGGAATCGCTGGGCATGAGTGGCGAGTCGCTGGCGCAGTTCAAGCGCCTGCTGCGCCAGCCGCACGGCATCGTGCTGGTGACGGGCCCCACCGGCTCGGGCAAGACGACGACGCTGTATGCGGGCCTGAGCACGGTCGATGCCGCCACGACCAACGTGCTGACCGTGGAAGACCCGGTCGAATACGAGCTGCCCGGCATCGGCCAGACCCAGGTCAACGCGAAGATCGAGCTGACGTTTGCCAAAGCCCTGCGCGCCATCCTGCGCCAGGACCCGGACGTCATCATGATCGGTGAAATCCGCGACTTCGAGACCGCCCAGATCGCCGTGCAGGCCTCGCTCACCGGCCACCTGGTGCTGGCCACGCTGCACACCAACGACGCGCCCAGCGCCGTCACCCGCCTGACCGACATGGGCATCGAGCCCTTCCTGCTGTCGAGCTCGCTGCTGGGCGTGCTGGGCCAGCGCCTGGTGCGCAAGCTGTGCGTGCACTGCAAGCGCGAGGACGAGCAGGGCCGCTGGCACCCGGTGGGCTGCCCCGAGTGCGGCATGAGCGGCTACAAGGGTCGCACGGGGGTCTATGAATTGATGGTGGCCGACGACGAGTTGCGTGCGCTGATCCACGCGCAGGCGGCCGAGGCGACGCTCTTCGATCACGCCCAGCGCCACGGCATGAAGACCATGCGCGACGACGGCGACCGCCTGGTGTCCGAGGGCGTGACCTCGCTGGAAGAGGTCTTGCGGGTGACCCGCGAGTAA
- the gspD gene encoding type II secretion system secretin GspD, which translates to MKKPHLLTRPRATALIAALAVGLGPGGLLPVGLAHAAPQGAAQKAPPSVTLNFVNAEIEGVARAMAAITDRQIMVDPRVKGTITLYSEQPLTPREAYLNFLAALRGQGFAVVEVQGLLKVVPEAEAKLQTGTVDVGTVKRQGDVVLTQIFRIQYENANNLVAVLRPLISPNNTINANPGSNTLVITDYADNLKRIGQMIAALDVPQATDMEAISLQYAIAADLAPVVQKLADNSATGAPGAGAAGGQSTLVMADARTNTLMVRAPNAARMGLVRNLIQRLDRPGTSGLGGSGIHVVYLRNADAVKLAQVLRAAFPGAGGGTSGGGSLGGTGGAVGTPVSTAAQTGTGGLGGVGSGTAAGGGSAQSTSPVAASAQPSTGGFIQADPSTNSLIITGTDALYRQLRSVIDQLDGRRAQIYIEAMIVEVNENKLAEAGFQWAAATGTNNIVGVGTSLAAGSVPGLFSLAGASRSAVASLSGFNVGYLHKMSDGTYNLGALATFLETKADANILSKPNMVALDNEEAKIVVGRNVPFVTGQYTNGATSSSGSVNPFTTIERRDVGLTLRVKPQVGEGGTVRMTVFQEKSDVESVSSAQGPTTTKSSIETTVVVDDGQTLILGGLLKDQYGNDESQVPLLADIPVVGNLFKSKSRSRSKTNLMVFLRPVVLRSQDASNEVTLNRYDYMRQRQADVAPSPNAVLQVREAPVMDPLKFSSELTMPSVRQPLDDPNAPPPTVVIPPDSRYAPKLAPQPAAPATGTR; encoded by the coding sequence ATGAAGAAACCCCACCTGCTGACCCGTCCCCGTGCGACGGCGCTGATCGCCGCCCTGGCCGTGGGCCTCGGCCCGGGCGGGTTGCTCCCGGTCGGTCTGGCCCACGCTGCGCCGCAAGGGGCCGCACAGAAGGCGCCCCCCTCGGTGACGCTGAACTTCGTCAACGCCGAGATCGAAGGCGTCGCGCGCGCGATGGCGGCCATCACCGACCGGCAGATCATGGTCGACCCGCGCGTGAAGGGCACGATCACGCTGTACAGCGAGCAGCCGCTCACACCGCGTGAGGCCTACCTGAACTTCCTGGCGGCGCTGCGCGGCCAGGGCTTTGCCGTGGTCGAGGTGCAGGGCCTGCTCAAGGTGGTGCCCGAGGCCGAAGCCAAGCTGCAGACCGGCACGGTCGACGTCGGCACCGTCAAGCGGCAGGGCGATGTGGTGCTCACGCAGATCTTCCGCATCCAGTACGAGAACGCCAACAACCTGGTGGCCGTGCTGCGCCCGCTGATCAGCCCGAACAACACGATCAACGCGAACCCCGGCTCCAACACGCTGGTGATCACGGACTACGCGGACAACCTCAAGCGCATCGGGCAGATGATTGCGGCGCTCGACGTGCCGCAGGCCACCGACATGGAGGCCATTTCGCTGCAGTACGCGATTGCGGCCGACCTGGCGCCCGTGGTGCAGAAGCTGGCCGACAACAGCGCGACCGGGGCGCCGGGGGCCGGGGCGGCCGGCGGCCAGAGCACGCTGGTGATGGCCGATGCACGCACCAACACGCTGATGGTGCGCGCGCCCAATGCGGCCCGCATGGGGCTGGTTCGCAACCTGATTCAGCGGCTGGATCGCCCGGGCACCAGTGGCCTGGGTGGCAGCGGCATCCATGTCGTCTACTTGCGCAACGCCGATGCGGTGAAGCTGGCCCAGGTGCTGCGCGCCGCTTTCCCGGGCGCGGGCGGCGGCACCAGCGGCGGCGGTTCCTTGGGCGGCACCGGTGGCGCGGTGGGCACCCCGGTGTCGACGGCCGCGCAGACGGGCACAGGCGGCCTGGGTGGTGTGGGCAGCGGCACGGCGGCCGGTGGCGGCTCTGCGCAGTCGACGTCGCCGGTGGCGGCCTCGGCCCAGCCCTCCACGGGCGGCTTCATCCAGGCCGACCCGAGCACCAACTCGCTCATCATCACCGGCACGGATGCGCTGTATCGCCAGCTGCGCTCGGTGATCGACCAGCTCGACGGACGCCGGGCCCAGATCTACATCGAGGCCATGATCGTCGAGGTCAACGAGAACAAGCTGGCCGAAGCGGGCTTCCAGTGGGCCGCGGCAACGGGCACCAACAACATCGTGGGCGTGGGCACCAGCCTGGCGGCCGGCAGTGTGCCGGGCCTGTTCTCGCTGGCCGGTGCGTCGCGCTCGGCGGTGGCCAGCCTCAGTGGCTTCAACGTCGGCTATCTGCACAAGATGTCCGATGGCACCTACAACCTCGGCGCACTGGCCACCTTCCTGGAAACCAAGGCCGACGCCAACATCCTGTCCAAGCCCAACATGGTGGCGCTGGACAACGAGGAGGCCAAGATCGTCGTGGGCCGCAACGTGCCCTTCGTGACGGGTCAGTACACCAACGGGGCCACCTCGAGCTCCGGCTCCGTCAACCCCTTCACCACGATCGAACGCCGCGACGTGGGCCTGACCCTGCGCGTGAAGCCCCAGGTGGGCGAGGGCGGCACGGTGCGCATGACCGTGTTCCAGGAAAAGTCGGACGTCGAATCCGTCAGCTCGGCCCAGGGGCCGACCACGACCAAGAGCTCGATCGAGACCACCGTCGTGGTCGACGATGGGCAGACGCTGATCCTGGGCGGGTTGCTGAAGGACCAGTACGGCAACGACGAGTCGCAGGTGCCGCTGCTGGCCGACATCCCGGTCGTGGGCAATCTGTTCAAGAGCAAGTCGCGCTCGCGCAGCAAGACCAACCTGATGGTCTTCCTGCGGCCGGTGGTGCTGCGCTCGCAGGACGCCAGCAACGAGGTCACGCTCAACCGCTATGACTACATGCGCCAGCGCCAGGCGGACGTGGCCCCGTCGCCCAATGCCGTGCTGCAGGTGCGCGAGGCCCCGGTGATGGACCCGCTGAAGTTCAGCAGCGAGCTGACCATGCCGTCGGTGCGCCAGCCGCTGGACGACCCGAACGCGCCGCCGCCCACGGTGGTGATCCCGCCGGATTCGCGCTACGCACCCAAGCTCGCCCCGCAGCCTGCGGCCCCCGCAACCGGCACGCGGTGA
- the gspN gene encoding type II secretion system protein N, which translates to MAWLSSFRRRRPVWFKGASALTTRWLESTLEVARWENMRKAGRRWGVWGAVVGAVLGIVACAPAPWLAQAVLSGTDGRLLLAESRGTVWQGDAVAVLTGGPGSRDARALPGRLTWTLRPTFTGLQLKLQQDCCMPVPVLVQIRPGWGGAQARVLLQDAGAPTPRDTGAVGHWPAAWLSGLGTPWNTLELGGVLRLDTQALTLQWVRGRLRVEGRASVSLDNVSSRVTTLARLGSYRLDVQADPQGQLQMALSTLDGALQLSGQGSSGAGGLRFRGEARATPAEQGALDNLLNIIGRREGDRSVISIG; encoded by the coding sequence ATGGCCTGGCTGTCCTCCTTCCGTCGCCGCCGCCCCGTCTGGTTCAAGGGGGCGAGCGCCCTCACGACCCGCTGGCTCGAGTCCACGCTGGAAGTGGCGCGGTGGGAGAACATGCGCAAGGCCGGGCGCCGCTGGGGCGTCTGGGGCGCGGTGGTGGGGGCCGTGCTCGGCATCGTGGCCTGTGCGCCCGCGCCCTGGCTCGCGCAGGCCGTGCTGAGTGGCACCGACGGCCGCCTGCTGCTGGCCGAGTCGCGCGGCACGGTGTGGCAGGGCGACGCCGTGGCGGTGCTGACGGGCGGGCCAGGCAGCCGCGACGCCCGTGCGCTGCCCGGTCGCCTCACATGGACGCTGCGGCCCACCTTCACCGGGCTGCAGTTGAAGCTGCAGCAGGATTGCTGCATGCCGGTGCCGGTGCTGGTGCAGATCCGGCCCGGCTGGGGCGGCGCGCAGGCCCGCGTGCTGCTGCAGGACGCGGGCGCCCCCACCCCGCGCGACACCGGCGCGGTGGGCCACTGGCCGGCGGCCTGGCTGAGCGGGCTGGGCACGCCGTGGAACACGCTGGAGCTGGGCGGCGTGCTGCGCCTGGATACGCAGGCCCTGACCCTGCAATGGGTGCGTGGGCGCCTGCGGGTGGAGGGGCGTGCGTCGGTGTCGCTCGACAACGTCTCTTCACGGGTCACGACGCTGGCCCGGCTGGGCTCCTACCGCCTGGACGTGCAGGCCGACCCGCAGGGCCAGCTGCAGATGGCGCTGTCCACGCTGGACGGCGCGCTGCAGCTGAGTGGTCAAGGCAGCAGCGGAGCCGGTGGCCTGCGTTTCCGGGGTGAAGCCCGGGCCACCCCGGCCGAGCAAGGCGCGCTCGACAACTTGTTGAACATCATCGGTCGGCGCGAAGGCGACCGGTCTGTCATTTCGATCGGATAA
- the gspM gene encoding type II secretion system protein GspM yields MASIDASSFQGLRQTIEARWATMAVRERRLVTAALWLAALALLVLIGIRPAWRTLEQTPVQQRELGLQLDEMRRLADEAQALRNRPPVPPAQAEAALRAASDRLGPGARLMVQGDRATLVLESVSGEALATWLEEARAGARVRPLEATLNQTRPGQYAGNVVVALVPGPAAR; encoded by the coding sequence ATGGCTTCGATCGACGCTTCTTCTTTCCAGGGCCTTCGCCAGACCATCGAGGCCCGTTGGGCCACCATGGCGGTGCGCGAGCGCCGGCTGGTCACCGCCGCCCTGTGGCTGGCCGCGCTTGCGCTGCTCGTGCTGATCGGCATCCGCCCGGCCTGGCGCACCCTGGAGCAGACCCCGGTGCAGCAACGCGAGCTGGGGTTGCAGCTCGACGAGATGCGGCGGCTGGCCGACGAGGCCCAGGCCCTGCGCAACCGACCGCCCGTGCCGCCCGCCCAGGCCGAAGCCGCCTTGCGCGCGGCCAGTGATCGACTGGGCCCTGGGGCTCGCCTGATGGTGCAGGGCGATCGCGCGACGCTCGTGCTCGAAAGCGTGTCGGGCGAGGCGCTGGCCACGTGGCTGGAAGAGGCCCGGGCGGGCGCCCGCGTGCGCCCGCTCGAAGCCACGCTGAACCAGACCCGCCCCGGCCAGTACGCCGGCAACGTCGTCGTGGCCCTGGTGCCCGGGCCGGCCGCTCGCTGA
- the gspL gene encoding type II secretion system protein GspL, with product MSLLIIQLPARARLRTEAEQEAADVSPAAAGPREFGYVLSNDGVSVVRHGHCAAPMLPRAETVVAVMPAQDLSWHRVTLPKAPAGRLRAALAGLLEEALLDDPDDLHLAVAPLAKAGQPTWVAACDHTWLTGLMMSLEKAKVRIDRVVPAVWPDEPASGYFQERETWVEGAETPGEMALTWSSPDGVATWPVEGSMARALLPDPLPDDARWFATPAVASPAERWLGRPVIVQTPAEHLLQAARSLWNILQFELTPRSKGLHALSDQWRRVMSPQWRPVRAGLMALVVVQVLGLNLWAWHQQRDVQRKRVEMVQLLKQAHPQVQVVLDAPVQMQKETELLRAAAGQPGDNDLEALMGAVATAWPADQPAASLQYDGSSLTLAAPPGWGPTELEALRERLGAAGVQLDLDPGAARMTVRRAPRA from the coding sequence ATGAGCCTCCTGATCATTCAATTGCCAGCCCGTGCGCGCCTGCGGACCGAGGCCGAGCAGGAGGCCGCCGATGTGTCTCCCGCTGCGGCGGGTCCGCGCGAGTTCGGCTATGTGCTGAGCAACGACGGTGTTTCGGTGGTGCGCCATGGCCATTGCGCGGCGCCCATGCTCCCGCGCGCCGAGACCGTGGTGGCCGTGATGCCGGCGCAGGACCTGAGCTGGCACCGCGTCACCTTGCCCAAGGCGCCGGCTGGGCGGCTGCGTGCTGCGCTGGCCGGCCTGCTGGAAGAGGCCCTGCTCGACGATCCGGATGACCTGCATCTGGCGGTCGCCCCGCTGGCCAAGGCCGGGCAGCCCACCTGGGTGGCCGCCTGCGACCACACCTGGCTGACCGGGTTGATGATGTCGCTGGAAAAGGCCAAGGTGCGCATTGACCGGGTCGTGCCAGCGGTGTGGCCGGACGAGCCGGCCTCGGGCTACTTCCAGGAGCGTGAGACCTGGGTGGAGGGCGCCGAAACCCCCGGCGAGATGGCCCTGACCTGGTCATCGCCCGATGGCGTGGCCACGTGGCCGGTGGAGGGCTCGATGGCGCGCGCGCTGCTGCCCGATCCCCTGCCGGACGACGCCCGCTGGTTCGCGACGCCTGCCGTGGCCTCGCCGGCCGAGCGCTGGCTGGGGCGCCCGGTGATCGTGCAGACGCCGGCCGAGCACCTGCTGCAGGCAGCGCGTTCGTTGTGGAACATCCTGCAGTTCGAGCTGACGCCGCGCAGCAAGGGCCTGCATGCCTTGAGCGACCAGTGGCGGCGCGTGATGAGCCCACAGTGGCGACCCGTGCGCGCCGGCCTGATGGCGCTGGTGGTGGTGCAGGTGCTGGGGCTCAATCTGTGGGCCTGGCATCAGCAGCGCGACGTGCAGCGCAAGCGCGTCGAGATGGTGCAGCTGCTCAAGCAGGCGCATCCACAGGTGCAGGTGGTGCTCGACGCGCCCGTGCAGATGCAGAAGGAAACCGAGCTGCTGCGCGCCGCGGCAGGGCAGCCGGGGGACAACGACCTCGAGGCCCTGATGGGCGCGGTGGCGACCGCCTGGCCGGCCGATCAGCCTGCGGCCTCGCTTCAATACGACGGCAGCAGCCTCACGCTGGCGGCGCCGCCGGGATGGGGGCCCACCGAACTGGAGGCCCTGCGCGAACGCCTGGGTGCCGCGGGCGTTCAGCTGGACCTGGACCCGGGCGCTGCCCGCATGACGGTGCGTCGCGCGCCGCGCGCCTGA
- the gspK gene encoding type II secretion system minor pseudopilin GspK: protein MRTRPHRAPATRPAQRGAALLMAMVIVTLVATFAASMVWQQWRAVQVEGAERVRAQAMWVLSGALDWARLILREDARNGGADHLGEAWATPLAEARLSTFLAVDNANTDDAPEAFLSGRVEDATSRYNLRNVVDGNGELDPQETAVLRRLCETLGLPPSLGDGLAASYRRAWLAQQSADPAMLARLGGESGLAQAALMPQSVDQLVWLGLDAATVERLRPYLTVLPDATGVNANTAPKEVIAAVVERLDLASAERLVQARQRAAFKDTGDVGRALGVTTGMDFSRLRVNSDFFEVRGRLRLEDNVIEQRHLVQRVGMDVLVRYQTRFSGLEPSGGSGQTRP from the coding sequence ATGCGCACCCGTCCCCATCGCGCCCCCGCCACGCGCCCTGCCCAGCGCGGGGCAGCCTTGCTGATGGCCATGGTGATCGTCACGCTGGTGGCCACGTTTGCGGCGTCGATGGTGTGGCAGCAGTGGCGGGCGGTGCAGGTGGAGGGCGCAGAACGGGTGCGCGCCCAGGCCATGTGGGTGCTCAGCGGCGCGCTGGACTGGGCGCGGCTGATCCTGCGCGAAGACGCCCGCAACGGTGGCGCCGATCACCTGGGTGAGGCCTGGGCCACGCCGCTGGCGGAGGCGCGGCTCTCCACCTTCCTGGCGGTGGACAACGCCAACACCGACGATGCCCCGGAGGCTTTCCTGTCCGGCCGGGTGGAGGACGCCACCTCGCGCTACAACCTGCGCAACGTCGTGGATGGCAACGGCGAACTCGATCCGCAGGAAACGGCCGTGCTGCGCCGCTTGTGCGAGACGCTGGGGCTGCCGCCATCGCTGGGCGATGGTCTGGCGGCCAGCTATCGACGCGCCTGGCTGGCGCAGCAATCGGCCGATCCGGCCATGCTGGCACGGCTGGGTGGCGAGAGCGGCCTGGCCCAGGCGGCCCTGATGCCCCAGTCGGTCGACCAGCTGGTGTGGCTGGGGCTGGATGCGGCCACGGTCGAACGCCTGCGCCCGTATCTGACGGTGCTGCCCGACGCGACCGGCGTGAACGCCAACACCGCGCCCAAGGAGGTGATCGCCGCGGTGGTCGAACGGCTGGACCTGGCCAGTGCGGAGCGTCTGGTGCAGGCCCGCCAGCGCGCCGCCTTCAAGGACACGGGCGACGTGGGGCGGGCGCTGGGCGTCACCACGGGGATGGATTTCTCGCGGCTGCGGGTGAACTCGGACTTCTTCGAGGTACGTGGTCGCCTGCGGCTGGAGGACAACGTCATCGAGCAGCGCCACCTGGTGCAGCGCGTCGGCATGGACGTGCTCGTGCGCTACCAGACGCGCTTCTCGGGACTGGAGCCGTCCGGCGGCTCCGGGCAGACCCGACCTTGA
- a CDS encoding PulJ/GspJ family protein — MSFAHRPSSARSGAVSAAHARAQGFTLVEVLVSLMILSVLAATAWKGLDAISSARTVADDNLRRTLRLQSVMVQWEADMAQVLDTQVVPGLEYDGGTMRLTRRHSAGVQVVAWVLRSGRWVRWASPPAVRVGELKQAWQTTYQLQGTEPGALTALRGVAQWQVFCFRNGSLTNCQSTGNVAAAPVAAEGASAPTVLRQQLPEAVRLQMVFEEGSGQSGRLQRDVMLAPQPN; from the coding sequence ATGTCCTTTGCCCACCGCCCCTCTTCTGCCCGCTCCGGCGCCGTGTCGGCGGCGCATGCGCGTGCGCAGGGGTTCACGTTGGTAGAGGTGCTGGTCTCGCTGATGATTCTGTCGGTGCTGGCGGCCACCGCATGGAAGGGGCTGGACGCCATCAGCTCGGCCCGGACCGTGGCCGACGACAACCTGCGCCGCACGCTGCGTCTGCAGTCGGTGATGGTGCAGTGGGAGGCCGACATGGCCCAGGTGCTCGACACCCAGGTGGTGCCCGGGCTGGAGTACGACGGCGGCACGATGCGGTTGACGCGCCGGCACTCCGCGGGCGTGCAGGTGGTGGCCTGGGTGCTGCGCAGCGGGCGCTGGGTGCGCTGGGCCAGCCCGCCTGCCGTGCGCGTGGGCGAGCTGAAGCAGGCATGGCAGACGACGTATCAGCTGCAGGGCACCGAGCCCGGCGCGCTGACGGCCTTGCGCGGCGTCGCGCAGTGGCAGGTGTTCTGTTTCCGCAATGGGTCGCTGACGAACTGCCAGTCCACGGGCAATGTGGCGGCGGCGCCGGTGGCGGCCGAGGGCGCCAGTGCGCCGACGGTGCTGCGGCAGCAGCTGCCCGAGGCCGTGCGCCTGCAGATGGTGTTTGAAGAAGGCAGCGGGCAGAGTGGCCGGCTGCAACGCGACGTCATGCTGGCGCCGCAACCGAACTGA
- the gspI gene encoding type II secretion system minor pseudopilin GspI, whose translation MTLIEVLVALAIVAVTLSAGIKAAGGLGVNAQRMTDLTLAQMCAENQLTAMKLSRLFPPVGDSDFACQQMGRTLPGRLVVRPTPNLNFRRVDAQVLDESNQPIVRLSTILPRF comes from the coding sequence ATGACGCTGATCGAGGTGCTGGTGGCGCTCGCAATCGTGGCCGTCACGCTGTCTGCCGGCATCAAGGCGGCAGGTGGCCTGGGGGTCAATGCGCAGCGCATGACGGACCTGACGCTCGCGCAGATGTGCGCCGAGAACCAGTTGACCGCGATGAAGCTGTCACGCCTGTTCCCGCCCGTCGGCGACAGCGACTTCGCGTGTCAGCAGATGGGCCGCACGCTGCCCGGCCGCCTCGTGGTCCGCCCCACACCGAACCTCAACTTCCGACGCGTCGATGCGCAGGTGCTCGATGAGTCGAACCAGCCCATCGTGCGGCTGTCAACCATCCTGCCGCGGTTCTGA
- a CDS encoding prepilin-type N-terminal cleavage/methylation domain-containing protein gives MRTSVPGSEAGRRQRGFTLLELMVVIAMIGLTTAVVSLALPDPAATRLDREAARLVALLESARTQARAGALTVLWVPQPGAADTDYQFLGLPPAFQPPLQWQTREVRAEVMGARSVVLGPEPVIGPQSVVLRLEDRQVVVASDGLSPFDVVTGEARDEGTVGAPR, from the coding sequence ATGCGGACGTCGGTTCCTGGCAGTGAGGCCGGCCGCCGGCAGCGCGGTTTCACGCTGCTGGAGTTGATGGTCGTCATCGCGATGATCGGGCTGACGACGGCCGTGGTGTCGCTGGCCCTGCCCGATCCGGCTGCCACACGGCTGGACAGAGAAGCCGCGCGACTGGTGGCCCTGCTCGAGTCGGCGCGCACGCAGGCGCGGGCTGGCGCGCTCACCGTGTTGTGGGTGCCGCAGCCCGGCGCGGCCGACACCGACTACCAGTTTCTGGGATTGCCGCCGGCGTTTCAGCCGCCGCTGCAGTGGCAGACCCGTGAGGTCCGTGCCGAGGTCATGGGTGCGCGCAGTGTCGTGCTGGGGCCCGAGCCTGTCATCGGGCCGCAGAGCGTCGTGCTGCGCCTGGAGGACAGGCAGGTCGTTGTGGCCAGCGACGGGCTGTCGCCGTTCGATGTCGTGACGGGCGAGGCCCGCGATGAAGGGACGGTCGGTGCGCCGCGCTGA